One genomic region from bacterium encodes:
- a CDS encoding PBP1A family penicillin-binding protein, with translation MQRKRREDDDMPESSDDHAKEIRIPVKPGHEPKKSGPNKINHSSAWILALKLFSGVMFLLLTAVIFFAYYFRDDLPSIEQLEVYEPKLSTKVYSADGKVIKEFFRERRTRIPIQEIPQSITEALLATEDHRFYDHWGMDIIRFVKSAMVNTLTLSSSEGFSSLTQQLARNLYLSKEKTLSRKFKEVLTAIQIEKTYSKNEIMEMYLTHMYFGHDAYGIHAAAKIFFHKDVRELTLAESAYLVGHLQAPSFYMNNIQAANARKNTVLYRMREVGYITEGEFSEARQQMIQPFPRRDEDVIGYAPYFAENVRRELEYLSDSLHFNVYEDGLNVFTTLDTRAQAAAEKAYEENVKERFGPLDKFGAEYLAANAQQYLPKYMRREGVSPEHIERLLASPRAVDSLSRFYGTVQSGFVAVDPSNGHVLALIGGRDFKKYKLNHVTQIARQPGSTFKPFLYTAAIDNGYSPNFKLLNQDVVIITEDGKRWTPQNYDGGRGGPTTLRDALATSLNLVAIRLMQEVVPPATVITYAQKMGIQTTLQPVDALALGVFDVVPMQIVSAYGVFANKGIRVDPVFITRITDKDGNLLYQHIPKYKEVLSAETAYIMAEMMKSSIDSERGSGRLARRFGFKRPAGVKTGTTQKWSDGWYIGYTPQIVAGVWVGYDTYELNLSARNPGEVIAAPMWGRFMLDAHETMGLPEADFEMPAGVVRLEICEDSGQLAITACPKKYKEVFNAKFQPTDPCAVHKTTVGKKKKGRGY, from the coding sequence ATGCAAAGAAAACGCAGAGAAGACGATGATATGCCGGAGTCATCCGATGACCACGCCAAAGAAATCCGAATCCCGGTCAAGCCGGGTCACGAGCCCAAGAAATCAGGCCCGAATAAAATCAATCACTCTTCCGCATGGATATTGGCTTTAAAGTTGTTTTCGGGGGTCATGTTTTTACTTTTGACGGCGGTGATCTTTTTTGCTTATTATTTTCGCGACGATCTGCCTTCTATCGAACAGCTCGAAGTGTACGAACCCAAACTTTCCACAAAAGTATATTCAGCGGACGGGAAAGTCATCAAGGAGTTTTTTCGGGAACGTCGTACGCGCATTCCGATTCAGGAAATCCCCCAATCCATTACCGAAGCTTTGCTTGCGACGGAAGATCATCGTTTTTACGATCATTGGGGTATGGATATTATTCGTTTCGTTAAGTCGGCGATGGTCAATACGTTGACACTGAGCTCCAGTGAAGGATTTAGCTCACTCACGCAACAACTCGCGCGAAATCTCTATCTGAGCAAAGAAAAAACGCTCTCCCGGAAATTCAAAGAAGTATTGACCGCCATTCAGATCGAAAAAACATATTCCAAAAACGAGATTATGGAAATGTACCTCACGCACATGTATTTCGGTCATGATGCGTATGGGATACATGCGGCCGCCAAGATTTTTTTTCACAAAGATGTACGGGAACTGACTTTAGCGGAATCTGCATACCTGGTCGGCCATTTGCAGGCCCCTTCATTTTATATGAATAATATCCAGGCGGCCAATGCACGCAAAAACACGGTACTTTATCGTATGAGAGAGGTTGGCTATATCACCGAGGGTGAATTTTCGGAGGCACGCCAGCAAATGATTCAGCCCTTTCCACGCCGTGACGAGGACGTGATCGGATATGCTCCATATTTTGCTGAAAATGTTCGTCGTGAATTAGAGTATTTGTCCGACAGTTTGCATTTTAATGTGTACGAAGACGGTCTCAATGTTTTTACGACATTGGATACGCGCGCGCAGGCTGCGGCTGAAAAAGCCTATGAGGAAAATGTAAAAGAACGGTTCGGACCTTTAGATAAATTTGGCGCGGAGTATCTGGCTGCTAATGCGCAACAGTATTTACCTAAATATATGCGTCGCGAAGGCGTTTCGCCTGAGCACATCGAACGATTGCTCGCCAGCCCCCGAGCGGTGGATTCTCTCAGTCGCTTCTACGGCACGGTGCAGTCCGGTTTTGTAGCCGTTGATCCTTCCAATGGGCATGTGTTGGCTTTGATCGGGGGGCGTGATTTTAAAAAATACAAACTCAATCACGTAACGCAGATTGCGCGTCAACCCGGTTCTACGTTCAAGCCTTTTTTATACACGGCAGCCATAGACAACGGATATTCGCCAAATTTTAAATTGCTCAATCAAGACGTGGTGATTATTACGGAAGACGGTAAACGATGGACACCTCAAAACTATGACGGAGGCCGGGGTGGCCCGACCACGCTGAGAGATGCTCTAGCAACTTCACTCAATCTTGTCGCCATACGGCTTATGCAAGAGGTTGTTCCTCCGGCCACAGTGATCACGTATGCGCAAAAAATGGGTATTCAGACGACGTTGCAGCCTGTCGATGCACTTGCTCTCGGTGTTTTTGATGTGGTACCGATGCAGATCGTATCAGCATATGGTGTTTTTGCCAACAAAGGCATCCGTGTTGATCCGGTTTTTATTACGCGCATCACAGATAAAGATGGTAATCTTTTGTATCAGCATATTCCCAAATATAAAGAAGTTTTGAGCGCGGAGACGGCCTACATCATGGCGGAAATGATGAAGTCCAGTATTGATAGTGAACGCGGGTCGGGGCGATTAGCACGGCGATTCGGGTTTAAGCGTCCGGCAGGAGTAAAGACCGGTACAACGCAAAAATGGTCCGACGGATGGTACATCGGGTATACTCCGCAAATTGTCGCCGGTGTTTGGGTGGGCTATGATACGTATGAACTCAATCTCAGTGCGCGTAATCCCGGCGAAGTGATAGCCGCGCCGATGTGGGGAAGATTTATGTTGGATGCGCACGAAACGATGGGGTTACCGGAAGCAGATTTTGAAATGCCGGCAGGGGTTGTTCGTTTGGAAATATGCGAGGATTCGGGTCAACTTGCGATCACTGCATGTCCTAAAAAATACAAAGAAGTTTTTAATGCCAAGTTTCAACCTACAGATCCCTGTGCGGTACACAAAACAACAGTAGGCAAAAAGAAAAAAGGGCGGGGATATTAA
- a CDS encoding UbiX family flavin prenyltransferase translates to MNRRVTVAITGASGVIYAVRLLRYFLTHAYEVDFIISDAGKINFKVEMDWDLDKKGVVEFLKNKFGHDIDKGKLREWPVQAIAAPMASGSMRRLGMVVVPCSMKTLSGIAHGASTNLIERAADVALKENFPLIIVPRETPMNSIQIENMLTLSKAGARIVPAMPAFYQKPQSIDDIADFIVARILHMLGIDDHELFQPWGG, encoded by the coding sequence GTGAACCGACGCGTAACTGTAGCTATCACCGGGGCAAGCGGTGTTATTTATGCCGTTCGTCTTCTACGATATTTTCTAACGCATGCTTACGAAGTGGATTTTATCATATCGGATGCCGGTAAAATTAATTTCAAAGTCGAGATGGATTGGGATTTAGATAAAAAAGGGGTTGTCGAATTTTTAAAAAACAAATTTGGCCACGACATAGACAAGGGCAAACTGCGCGAATGGCCGGTGCAGGCGATAGCCGCGCCGATGGCGAGCGGCTCCATGCGACGCCTGGGTATGGTCGTAGTTCCTTGCTCCATGAAAACGCTGTCGGGTATTGCGCATGGCGCATCTACGAATCTTATCGAACGTGCTGCCGATGTGGCGCTCAAAGAAAATTTTCCGTTGATCATCGTGCCGCGTGAAACGCCGATGAATAGTATCCAAATCGAAAACATGTTGACACTGTCCAAAGCCGGAGCGCGGATCGTACCGGCCATGCCCGCCTTTTATCAAAAACCACAATCTATAGATGATATCGCTGATTTTATAGTAGCTCGAATTTTGCATATGCTCGGCATTGACGATCATGAGCTTTTTCAGCCATGGGGTGGTTAA
- a CDS encoding CPBP family intramembrane metalloprotease codes for MESENKPDISFEAKPQLPGIGTSFFILILGVMTGFVFMGIFVVIGKFIVPAESVPVLNKIGLVLGTMLFVLPALIYARIHKLDILLLFRMRRVNLSVMIISAVTALGLVVVTDTLDRWMAPAINTWLDSTIGLLSPELMSERILEQLAAEMKIHSFMDGFLLIVGAVIAAGVCEEILLRGLLQRSLEAHYPVLISVAISSLVFALIHFNPWGGIQIFIIAIVLGAVAWRTQSILPTIVFHSVNNFTVLIFNNLEPSALLWYGDEHHVFPWVSMGGLICTLLGLWRIWILTSIEKKETK; via the coding sequence ATGGAATCTGAAAATAAACCAGATATATCGTTTGAAGCGAAACCGCAGTTACCCGGTATAGGTACTTCATTTTTTATTCTAATTTTGGGAGTAATGACGGGATTCGTATTTATGGGGATTTTCGTCGTTATAGGTAAATTTATTGTACCTGCAGAATCGGTACCCGTTTTAAATAAAATTGGATTAGTTCTTGGCACGATGTTATTTGTTCTGCCGGCATTGATTTATGCGCGTATTCATAAGCTGGACATCCTTCTGCTTTTTCGTATGCGAAGAGTAAATCTATCGGTTATGATTATTTCCGCCGTAACTGCATTGGGGCTTGTCGTGGTTACGGATACTTTGGATCGCTGGATGGCACCGGCTATTAATACCTGGTTGGATTCGACGATAGGTTTACTCAGTCCGGAGCTTATGTCGGAACGGATTTTAGAACAGTTGGCCGCAGAAATGAAGATTCATTCTTTTATGGATGGGTTTCTTTTGATCGTTGGCGCAGTAATCGCTGCGGGAGTCTGTGAAGAAATATTATTACGGGGACTTTTGCAGCGATCTCTTGAAGCGCATTATCCTGTATTGATATCGGTAGCCATTTCCAGTCTTGTATTCGCGTTGATTCATTTTAATCCCTGGGGCGGCATACAGATTTTTATAATAGCGATCGTACTCGGTGCCGTAGCTTGGCGGACGCAAAGTATATTACCGACGATTGTTTTTCATAGTGTCAATAATTTTACCGTTCTCATTTTTAATAATCTTGAACCGTCAGCCTTATTATGGTATGGCGATGAACATCATGTATTTCCATGGGTTAGTATGGGCGGCCTCATCTGTACATTATTGGGATTGTGGCGGATCTGGATATTAACATCCATCGAAAAAAAGGAAACAAAGTGA